A stretch of DNA from Candidatus Neomarinimicrobiota bacterium:
ATATACATGATCGAGCATTTTCTTGCCATCCCGAGTATTACCGTCTCGCCCGATACTCTCGATTTCGGAACGGTCTTCATCGGATTCCCTGACACGCTCTCCGTCAATGTCACGAACACCGGCTTCGCGCCCCTGCAAATAACGGGAATAAGCGTCGCGGGTGTCGGTTTTACAGCTAACACAAGTGTGTTTACCCTTGAACCCGGTGAAACCCATCTCATTGACGTGGCCTTAGCGGCTACATCCATCCAGGCCTACACAGGCTCATTGACCATTACCAGCAACGACCCGGACATTCCGACGGTGACCGTGGTTTTACGGGGCGAAGGGATACTCGCGCCGGCAATCGAGGTAACGCCCACCACCCTCTCCGCTGCCCTGTTCACCGGTGGGCAGGAAACTCAGGTGGTGCAGATCAGCAATACCGGCGATAGTGATTTGATCTACTCCCTTACCCCTGAATATGAAGGGGTGCAGGGGGTCAGTATCGAGCTTCTCGGCAACGTCGACTATCCCCAAGACGCGTCCGATGTATGGGGCTATTCCGCACCTGATGGCACTGAGCTCGCCATCATTGGTTTATCAACTGGCGTGTCGTTCGTGGAGGTCTCCACCGATCCTGCTCAATTGACGGAAGTTGCTTTCATCGAAGGCCCCTCCAGTATCTGGCGGGACATCAAGACCTACAGCCACTATGCTTACATCGTCACCGAAGGCGGCGGGGGGTTGCAGATCGTCGATCTGGCCGATCCCCAGCATCCCATCCTGGCAGCTACCTATGTTGCCTCTTTCTACCACGCCCACAACCTGTTCATCGATGAGGCCGGTTTCGCCTACATCGTAGGCAGCGACGCCGCCAATGGGGGGCTGCATATATTGGACCTCACCGATCCGGTTAACCCGGTGGTGGCCGGAAACTGGAGCGACCGCTACGTCCACGATGTGTTCGTGCGCAACAATACCGCCTATGCGGCGGACATCTACAGGGGAACGCTGGACATCATCGATGTCACAATAAAGTCAAACCCCACCTTGATCGCTTCTACCATTACCTCAGGGTTCTTCACCCACAACGTTTGGCTCACCGATGACGGCAACTACGCCTTGACCACCGATGAAGTGTTTGGTGGGTACGTTGATATCTATGATATTCGTGATCTTAACAGTATCACCAGGGTAGCCCAATACCGGCTGGATCCCAATCACATACCCCACAATGTGTTTGTGAAAGGCAATCTCGCCTATCTCTCCGCCTATGTGGACGGGGTGGTGATCCTGGACATTTCGGATCCCACCAACCCGGTGGCCGTGGCGCAGTTTGACACCTTCGAGGGCGACGGCTTCTATGATGGGGCCTGGGGAGTCTATCCCTTCGCCCGAAACAACTTGATTTACGTGAGTGACATACAGTCGGGTCTGTATGTGCTGGAGGTCCATGGCTGGCTGGGTACATCCCCTGATAGCGGTACCGTGGCTGCCGGAAGTTCGGTGGACGTGAGCGTAACCTTCGACGCTAGTGGTCTCAGCGGGGGCAGTTATGACGCGAACATGGTGATAGCCAGCAACGACCCGGTGAATCCCGAAATCATAGTGGCGGTTTCATTGGCAGTCACCGGAGCGCCCGATATTGCCGTTAGCGCTGATACCCTGGACTTCGGCCAGGTCTTTGTGAACGCAGCGACAACTTTGGAGCTGGCTGTGAAGAACGACGGCAGCGATCCCCTGTACATTACTGGAGTTGTGGCGGACCCAATCGTTTACACAGTGATCCCGCCCGTCGCCAATATCGACCCTACCGAGACTGATACGTTTCTCGTCACACTTGCTCCTACCTCCCTCGGCGACTATCCCGGCACACTGACCTTCACTTCCAACGACCCCGACGAAGAGACTCTGGTGATCATCCTGCAGGGGCAGGGGATACTGCCACCCATTATTGCCGTTTCGCCGGATTCGCTGGGTGCCGACCTGTTCACCGGGGACACTTTGGTCCAGCAATTGACCATCGACAACAGTGCCGGTGGGAGCGACTTGGTTTATGAGATTCTCGTCGAGGCCGTGGAACTAGGGCTGGCCCCCTCTGCAACAAAGCCAGGCCTTGCACCTTCACAGGCTCACACCACAGTAAGCCCTCGGTCGAGTTCGCTAGCTGATCTACTCGGCGACAGATTCAGAAGCAGGCACAGAGGAAAATTGGGTGTTCGTCAACGAGCAAAGTCGGTCCAAGGCACACCTGCAGGCCCAGCTGCATCTGAGGTTTGGCGCCTGCTTTACACCGATCCGCAAGAGTTCGGACCCGGATTTGACGTGCAACACGTGTACGGCCAGGTCACCCCCGAGGAAATTCTCTTCAGGCTGGAGGGCTACGCCCCACTGACTGATAGCATCTTCGGTATCATTGCCATAGACGCCGATCAAGATACCTTGACAGGCCTGAATATTGATGCCGTGACAGATTATGGTTGGCAATTAGGTATCGACTATTTGTTAGTGACTTTCCACCTATACAGTGAACTCCTGCAGTATGTGAGCTACAATGGTGATTGGGACTTTGAATTTGTCGATATTCCTACTTCCCAAATTGTAGAAATCGGCTCAAGCGACATCATCTTGGGCGTTGGTCGGGATCCTTTTGTAGGGTTACCTGCGCTCAACTTTGCAGTAGAAATGATTTCCGAACTTATAGAGATGGTCCCCGATCAAGGCCAAGGAAACATAACATTTCCCCTATCACCCCCCTGGTTGCGGTTGGGTACTCAGGCAGGTGTTGTACAAGCAGGGACTCAGGCCGATGTTTCTGTGGTGTTTGATGCTACAGGATTGTTTGGTGGTGAATATTCTGCCGCGATTCAAATCTTGAGCAACGATCCGGCTACGCCTCAGCTAACTGTGCCGGCCCATCTTTCCGTTACCGGTGCGGCAGATGTGGCTACTCCCATCGACTCAGTCGACTTCGATGTCGCGTTTGTCGGCTTCATCGATAGCACCATTTTCATATTAGAGAACATCGGTACGGACCTTTTGACAGTATCCGGCATCACGAGTGGCAGTGGGGAGCTCACTATATCGCAAGTGACCCTATCAATTCCGCCGCTTGCCAGCGACACCATTACGCTCTATCTGTTGGCCGGGAATACAGGAGCGTATAGCACCATGCTGACCATAAGCAGTAACGATCCGGATACGCCCGAGTTACTCGTGCCTGTATCTGCCGATGTTCTCCTGGCACCCGATATTCACGTGACGCCCACCGAGTTCACGCTGGCGGTCCATCCGGATAGTGCCCACTCAGAATTGCTCACCCTGTACAATAATGGGGGCAGTGAGCTCAGCTATGCTGTCTCGATTGCCTATCCGGACGATGGACTGAGCAAAGGGCAAGCGACTTACGATGAGGGTGGTCCGGATGCTTTCGGCTACCGCTGGAAGGATTCCAATGAACCAGGCGGTCCGGCGTTCGATTGGATTGACGCCATGGGTGGGTCACTGGCTTCTCTCAGCGATGACAGCTATGTCACGGGCATCTCCCTGGGATTCGATTTCTCCTACTATGGTCAGCAATACAGCAGCGTCAATATCATGTCCAACGGCTGGATCAGTTTTACTGATTTTGATTACTGGTTTCCCAATCAGGTCCCGGATTCGGATCAGGTCCCGGATTCGGCCCGCTATTACACCGGGGTCATTGCCCCCTTTGCTGGTGATCTCTACCCGCCCGGTGGCCAGGTGCTTTACCACAGCATGGGGAGTGAGCCCAATCGGGTCTTTGTGGTTGAGTTCAATGGTGTGCCCTGGTGCTGCTCCGGCCCACCCTATATGACCTTTGAAGTAATCCTGTATGAGGCTGGCGATAAAATCCGGTTCCAGTACTTTGATCTCCAGGGACAGACACCCTGGGCCATCGGCATCGCCAGCCCGGACAACTCAACGGGGCTGGGAAATGGTGGCAGCGGCATAACCTACATCGATCCGGCCATCGTGGGCGATAACTACGCCCTGGAGTTTTCCGCCCGCACCGAGTGGCTACTGGTGGAGCCGACGGCGGGATCGGTGGCAGCCGGCGATTCCGTCAATATTGCCATCACCACCGACATCTCCGAGCTGGATCTGGGCAGTTACAGCGCCCAAATCCTGGTCACCAGTAACGATCCGGATGAGGGGCAGGTGGCGGTGCCGGTCGCCTTGACGGTCACACTTGAGGTTGCTGCCGGGCTCGGCCTCCCGCAATCTTTCGCCCTCCATCAGAACTATCCCAACCCATTCAACCCGACAACCACCCTGCGGTTTGACTTGCCGGCGGCGACCCATGTGCGCATCGTGATCTACGACCTTTTGGGACGGGAGGTGGTTCACTTGGTGAACGGCCGCCTGGAGGCAGGGTATCACGGCCTGATCTGGAATGGAAGAGACACCCGGGGACGGGAGGTGCCCACGAGCATTTACATCGCCCACCTGATGACACCTGGGTATACAAAATCCATCAAGATGGTGCTGCTGAAGTAGGGGGAGCCCGCCCACTGTGGGCCGATCTGAGCCAGGAAAAGCCCGCTTTTCAGGCCTGAAATAGACTCCCACCCGGATACCTGCCGGATACGCTTCCTATCTTGCTGTCGGTAGGTCGCCGGACTGTTCATTTGGCGACATGCGATTAAGGTGACTCTGATAGGGGAATCCTGAGAAGCATAGGTAGGCACAAACAAGCAGCCTCCGTCAAGTAGCCCTCAGGGTGATCGCCTTGCGGGCTTTTGCTATCCAGCCGCGCTTCGCGTATATTTAGCTTAAGCACGGTGCCAATCTGATGACCCAACAGTCCAGACTCTCTGTCCCCCTCACCGAGCTCAAGCGCGGGCGTGCCATCCGCGTAGCGGCCGTATTTGGCGGTGTGGCCTTCGTGCTGGTCCAGATCATCGATGGCACATTTGAGGTGATGGGCTCATCAGTTATGAAATAGAACCGCATGAGTAATTTAATTCGCACAGCTTTAATCCCGACACATCTAAAGTTTGTGGTCGGTAGTAGCCCTTTGATCGCTTCGGCATTTGTGTTTGGCATGTTTTTTAAGAAAGCCCCAGGATCAGCGGGAACTTTAGCTCTGAATTCGTCGCCGATTATCTATGGGGTTTTGTTTGCGACGGCAGGTGATATCGCCTTTCTCAACCGGATGGCCATCACTTTCGGCATAATCCTGCTGGCTATGTATATTCTAACCCACATGAAACCCCTTGATGGGCCGAAGGAAATGCCCGCCCGGGAAGGCTTTGAAGCCGTTTCGAACGATCCGGTTATCATTCGTCTGGGTACGGGAATTATTGGCTTAACGGTCTTGCTTTATATGCTGTTTTGGTAAAGTTGCAGTACCTGGAGCGACCTCATCGGCGATATAATCCCCTTTCGGGAGAGTGGGTGCTTGTATCAGCGCACAGGCGCCAAAGACCCTGGCTTGGGGATGTGCAACCGCCAGATGAGACGCCTTTACCGGAGCGCAATCCTGACTGCTATTTATGCCCGGGGTCGAAGAGGGCAGGCGGCGTCATAAACCCCGACTACACTTCAACCTTTGTGTTCGAGAACGACTATGCAGCTATTCTGCCGGAAAGTACGGGGACAGGGCCAAAGATAGCGCCTTATGATTCGTTATTCAGTGCTGAAAAGGTTCAGGGCGAATGCCGGGTCATCTGTTTCTCTCCCCGGCACAACCAGACCCTGGCTGAGATGCCGAAGGGACAGATCAGAGCCTTGGTTGATCTGTGGTGCGAGCAAACTGTGGAACTGGGCGGACGATACAAATGGGTCCAGATATTTGAAAACAAAGGCACGATGATGGGGAGCTCCAATCCCCATCCTCACGGGCAAATCTGGGCGACTGATTTTCTACCCACTGAAGCCGTGAAAGAGGATAATAATCAGCGGCAGCATTACAGCCGGAGCGATTCCAGACTGTTACTGGACTATCTTGCCAGGGAGAAAGATGAGAAATCGAGGGTAGTTCTGGAAAATCCGCACTGGACGGTCGTGGTGCCATACTGGGCTGTATGGCCTTACGAGACCATGTTGCTGCCCAACAGTCCCATGAGTACGCTGCCTGAATTGGATGATGAGAATCGTAATGATTTGGCGGACATTCTGAAGAGAATACTGATGAAGTATGACCAACTATTCAATGTATCTTTTCCTTACTGTATGGGTTGGCACGGGGCGCCCGGTACACACGGGGCCACAGACTATTGGCAGCTGCATGCTCACTTTTATCCACCCCTGCTGCGGTCCGCTTCGATACGAAAATTCATGGTTGGATACGAGATGCTCGGAGAGCCGCAAAGAGATCTGACTGCCGAGGAAGCGGCTGAATCCTTGCGTAGGATAGATGGCTAGATTCGTGAAGATCGATTGACCATGGACTCATTTCCCCAGGCAAGCCAATCTGTCATTCGGGACATGCGGGCACAGATGGACTCCAACCACTTGCAGAACATATACGGCCCGGCATTTCCT
This window harbors:
- a CDS encoding choice-of-anchor B family protein gives rise to the protein IYMIEHFLAIPSITVSPDTLDFGTVFIGFPDTLSVNVTNTGFAPLQITGISVAGVGFTANTSVFTLEPGETHLIDVALAATSIQAYTGSLTITSNDPDIPTVTVVLRGEGILAPAIEVTPTTLSAALFTGGQETQVVQISNTGDSDLIYSLTPEYEGVQGVSIELLGNVDYPQDASDVWGYSAPDGTELAIIGLSTGVSFVEVSTDPAQLTEVAFIEGPSSIWRDIKTYSHYAYIVTEGGGGLQIVDLADPQHPILAATYVASFYHAHNLFIDEAGFAYIVGSDAANGGLHILDLTDPVNPVVAGNWSDRYVHDVFVRNNTAYAADIYRGTLDIIDVTIKSNPTLIASTITSGFFTHNVWLTDDGNYALTTDEVFGGYVDIYDIRDLNSITRVAQYRLDPNHIPHNVFVKGNLAYLSAYVDGVVILDISDPTNPVAVAQFDTFEGDGFYDGAWGVYPFARNNLIYVSDIQSGLYVLEVHGWLGTSPDSGTVAAGSSVDVSVTFDASGLSGGSYDANMVIASNDPVNPEIIVAVSLAVTGAPDIAVSADTLDFGQVFVNAATTLELAVKNDGSDPLYITGVVADPIVYTVIPPVANIDPTETDTFLVTLAPTSLGDYPGTLTFTSNDPDEETLVIILQGQGILPPIIAVSPDSLGADLFTGDTLVQQLTIDNSAGGSDLVYEILVEAVELGLAPSATKPGLAPSQAHTTVSPRSSSLADLLGDRFRSRHRGKLGVRQRAKSVQGTPAGPAASEVWRLLYTDPQEFGPGFDVQHVYGQVTPEEILFRLEGYAPLTDSIFGIIAIDADQDTLTGLNIDAVTDYGWQLGIDYLLVTFHLYSELLQYVSYNGDWDFEFVDIPTSQIVEIGSSDIILGVGRDPFVGLPALNFAVEMISELIEMVPDQGQGNITFPLSPPWLRLGTQAGVVQAGTQADVSVVFDATGLFGGEYSAAIQILSNDPATPQLTVPAHLSVTGAADVATPIDSVDFDVAFVGFIDSTIFILENIGTDLLTVSGITSGSGELTISQVTLSIPPLASDTITLYLLAGNTGAYSTMLTISSNDPDTPELLVPVSADVLLAPDIHVTPTEFTLAVHPDSAHSELLTLYNNGGSELSYAVSIAYPDDGLSKGQATYDEGGPDAFGYRWKDSNEPGGPAFDWIDAMGGSLASLSDDSYVTGISLGFDFSYYGQQYSSVNIMSNGWISFTDFDYWFPNQVPDSDQVPDSARYYTGVIAPFAGDLYPPGGQVLYHSMGSEPNRVFVVEFNGVPWCCSGPPYMTFEVILYEAGDKIRFQYFDLQGQTPWAIGIASPDNSTGLGNGGSGITYIDPAIVGDNYALEFSARTEWLLVEPTAGSVAAGDSVNIAITTDISELDLGSYSAQILVTSNDPDEGQVAVPVALTVTLEVAAGLGLPQSFALHQNYPNPFNPTTTLRFDLPAATHVRIVIYDLLGREVVHLVNGRLEAGYHGLIWNGRDTRGREVPTSIYIAHLMTPGYTKSIKMVLLK
- a CDS encoding UDP-glucose--hexose-1-phosphate uridylyltransferase; the protein is MVKLQYLERPHRRYNPLSGEWVLVSAHRRQRPWLGDVQPPDETPLPERNPDCYLCPGSKRAGGVINPDYTSTFVFENDYAAILPESTGTGPKIAPYDSLFSAEKVQGECRVICFSPRHNQTLAEMPKGQIRALVDLWCEQTVELGGRYKWVQIFENKGTMMGSSNPHPHGQIWATDFLPTEAVKEDNNQRQHYSRSDSRLLLDYLAREKDEKSRVVLENPHWTVVVPYWAVWPYETMLLPNSPMSTLPELDDENRNDLADILKRILMKYDQLFNVSFPYCMGWHGAPGTHGATDYWQLHAHFYPPLLRSASIRKFMVGYEMLGEPQRDLTAEEAAESLRRIDG